In Sphingomonas sp. LR60, the following are encoded in one genomic region:
- a CDS encoding NAD-dependent succinate-semialdehyde dehydrogenase translates to MTSYTPPGDGPFAIPTGLLIGERWSAAASGATIAVDDPATGVTLTEVADAAPAEGIAAVDAAAAAAADWAATAPRKRADVLLACYHAIMAEQEWLAQLISLENGKALPDARGEVAYAAEFFRWYAEEAVRIPGELGTSPAGGNRIMVQYQPIGIALLITPWNFPAAMATRKIAPALAAGCTCILKPASETPLTALAVAEIMRRAGVPAGVVNVVTTSQPGPVCSAILHDPRVRKLSFTGSTQVGRVLLREAADQVISSSMELGGNAPFVVFDDADLDAAIEGAMVAKMRNAGEACTAANRFYVQRGIHDAFVAKLVERMGALTVGPGTDPATQCGAMINRKAVDKIERLVADAVGKGARIVLGGEAPAGDGYFYPPSVIADVQPGSEILREEVFGPVAAVTMFDTVDEAVALANDTEYGLAAYVYSGDLKRALAVAERIDCGMVAVNRGLVSDAAAPFGGMKQSGLGREGSHHGLLEYCEAKYIAVTW, encoded by the coding sequence ATGACCAGCTACACCCCGCCCGGCGACGGTCCGTTCGCCATTCCCACCGGCCTGCTGATCGGTGAGCGCTGGAGCGCGGCGGCCAGCGGCGCCACGATTGCGGTCGACGATCCTGCCACCGGCGTGACGTTGACCGAGGTCGCCGATGCCGCGCCCGCCGAGGGGATTGCGGCGGTCGACGCCGCCGCTGCCGCCGCTGCGGACTGGGCCGCGACCGCGCCGCGCAAGCGTGCCGACGTGCTGCTCGCCTGTTATCACGCGATCATGGCGGAGCAGGAATGGCTCGCGCAGTTGATCTCGCTCGAGAACGGCAAGGCGCTGCCCGACGCGCGCGGCGAGGTGGCCTATGCCGCCGAATTCTTTCGCTGGTACGCAGAGGAAGCGGTGCGCATCCCCGGCGAGCTTGGCACCTCGCCCGCGGGTGGCAACCGTATCATGGTGCAATATCAACCGATCGGCATCGCATTGCTGATCACGCCGTGGAACTTCCCGGCGGCGATGGCGACGCGCAAGATCGCGCCGGCGTTGGCGGCGGGCTGCACCTGCATCCTGAAGCCCGCGTCGGAAACACCGCTGACCGCGCTGGCGGTGGCCGAGATCATGCGTCGTGCCGGGGTGCCGGCGGGTGTGGTCAACGTCGTCACCACCAGCCAGCCCGGCCCGGTGTGCAGCGCGATCCTCCACGACCCGCGCGTGCGCAAACTCTCCTTCACGGGCTCGACGCAGGTCGGGCGCGTGTTGCTGCGCGAGGCCGCGGATCAGGTCATCAGCTCGTCGATGGAGCTAGGCGGAAACGCGCCGTTCGTGGTGTTCGACGACGCTGATCTCGACGCTGCGATCGAAGGCGCGATGGTCGCCAAGATGCGCAATGCCGGCGAGGCGTGCACCGCTGCCAACCGCTTCTACGTTCAGCGCGGTATCCATGACGCGTTCGTCGCGAAGCTGGTCGAGCGGATGGGCGCGCTCACCGTCGGCCCCGGCACCGATCCGGCGACTCAATGTGGCGCGATGATCAACCGCAAGGCGGTCGACAAGATCGAACGGCTCGTCGCCGATGCGGTGGGCAAGGGGGCGCGTATCGTACTGGGCGGTGAAGCGCCCGCCGGTGACGGATACTTCTACCCGCCGTCGGTGATCGCGGACGTGCAGCCCGGCTCGGAAATCCTGCGTGAGGAAGTGTTCGGTCCGGTCGCCGCGGTGACGATGTTCGACACCGTCGACGAGGCGGTCGCGCTCGCCAATGATACCGAATACGGCCTCGCTGCCTATGTCTATTCCGGCGATCTGAAGCGCGCCTTGGCCGTCGCCGAGCGGATCGACTGCGGCATGGTCGCGGTCAATCGCGGGCTGGTGTCGGATGCCGCGGCGCCGTTCGGCGGCATGAAGCAGAGCGGGTTGGGCCGCGAGGGATCGCACCACGGCCTGCTCGAATATTGCGAGGCGAAATATATTGCGGTGACGTGGTGA
- a CDS encoding TonB-dependent receptor plug domain-containing protein: MMKALTEGRRARMRTGVAAIALIAAGAVPSLAEAQSASAGQEAGAATTAPEVPPQLDTTAGSTARADQPSQTTNDDTARDVIVTGSRITTGGFTAPTPTTVVDSAAIAANAQPNVFTTISQLPSLQGSSGTSVNTFSTSSGAQGLSSFSLRGVGAIRTLTLIDGQRVVGANVTGVPDVSQFPQLLIKRVDVVNGGASASYGSDAVGGVVNFITDTRFKGVKGNVQGGITDYGDNEQVLVQLAAGTSLLDDRLHIVGSTEYARDEGIGGGEFGIGLAGGRDWFKQTTLVNRNVTNDGSPQYVLRDYAQSITFTKYGLITAGPLQGIAFDQSGKPFQFQYGSNGVPSRTSSGAVIGCFAGFCQGGDLSGNVDAGRSLLSGLERLNSYGRIGFDFAPNNELYFSSNIAQVKTNNQPVGGQNRPALTIQCANPYVPAEIKSACATANITQFQFGTSNAALGNTQVHTDRRQYRFVVGAKGRQPVLGSEWSYDIYVEHGTNRTKIDVDNILLTQRYNAAINATTLNGAIVCANPVARAAGCQPLNVFGGSPSQQALDYVMPANGPRQRTRQTQDVASLNFSGSPFSSWAGPVSVAFGGEFRHEFYKVTADPYGAGIDNQPYDSIYPADPLQLPAGNNWYAGNYKNGTGAYSVKEAFVEVDVPLLNGDSVGRASVNGAARVTDYSTSGTVWAWKVGGTWDLPIDGFRLRGVTSRDVRAPNLSELFAAPVTTTQPNFFDPFRNVNVLAIQNTIGNPSLTPEIARNTTAGIAFSGSSWLPGLSLSFDWYKLKITDVISSLGAGDIVDLCYRNILPDTCSAFNLNNQNGPNFINVQAFNLASIDTSGFDIEASYRWQRPLGLPGRLTLRALATHISKFVTDTGLNGTIPNDTAGVNTGNTPDWKWLAVQTYEGDNFSLLVQERWFSDGVLGNQYVVCQPGSCPVSTNQHPTIDQNFMPGAFYMDVGGTYNISEAVTAYAKVDNLFNRDPAKSPFFVNPALYDVIGRTYRLGVRFNF, from the coding sequence ATGATGAAAGCGTTGACCGAAGGGCGTCGTGCCCGGATGCGGACCGGCGTCGCCGCGATCGCGCTGATCGCAGCGGGCGCCGTGCCATCGCTGGCGGAGGCGCAATCGGCGTCCGCCGGGCAAGAGGCCGGTGCCGCCACGACCGCGCCCGAAGTGCCGCCACAGCTCGACACCACCGCGGGTTCGACCGCACGCGCCGATCAGCCGAGCCAGACGACGAACGACGATACGGCGCGTGACGTCATCGTCACCGGCTCACGCATCACCACGGGTGGGTTCACCGCGCCGACGCCGACGACGGTGGTCGACTCAGCCGCGATCGCTGCCAACGCCCAGCCGAACGTCTTCACGACGATTTCGCAGCTGCCGTCGTTGCAGGGGTCGAGCGGCACCAGCGTCAACACGTTCAGCACCTCGAGCGGTGCGCAGGGGCTTAGCTCGTTCTCGCTGCGCGGCGTCGGTGCGATCCGCACGCTGACGCTGATCGACGGCCAGCGCGTGGTCGGGGCCAACGTCACCGGCGTTCCCGACGTCAGCCAGTTCCCGCAATTGCTCATCAAGCGCGTCGACGTCGTTAACGGCGGCGCCTCGGCCTCATACGGCTCCGATGCGGTCGGCGGCGTGGTGAACTTCATCACCGATACGCGCTTCAAGGGCGTCAAGGGCAACGTGCAGGGCGGGATCACCGATTACGGCGACAACGAGCAGGTGCTCGTCCAGCTCGCCGCCGGCACCAGCCTGCTCGACGACCGGCTGCACATCGTCGGCAGCACCGAATATGCGCGCGACGAAGGCATCGGCGGTGGCGAATTCGGCATCGGCCTGGCCGGCGGGCGCGACTGGTTCAAGCAGACGACGCTGGTGAACCGCAACGTCACCAACGATGGGTCGCCGCAATATGTGCTGCGCGATTACGCCCAGTCGATCACCTTCACCAAATACGGCCTGATCACGGCCGGCCCGCTGCAAGGCATCGCCTTCGATCAGTCGGGCAAGCCGTTCCAGTTCCAGTACGGGTCGAACGGCGTGCCGTCGCGAACCTCGTCGGGGGCGGTGATCGGCTGCTTCGCCGGCTTCTGCCAGGGCGGCGACCTGTCGGGCAACGTCGATGCCGGGCGTTCGCTGTTGTCGGGGCTGGAGCGGCTCAACAGCTATGGTCGGATCGGCTTCGACTTCGCGCCGAACAACGAACTCTACTTCAGCTCGAACATCGCGCAGGTGAAGACCAACAACCAGCCGGTCGGCGGCCAGAACCGCCCCGCGCTGACGATCCAGTGCGCCAACCCCTATGTCCCCGCCGAAATCAAGTCGGCGTGCGCGACCGCGAACATCACGCAATTCCAGTTCGGCACCAGCAACGCCGCGCTCGGCAACACGCAGGTGCACACCGATCGGCGTCAATATCGCTTCGTGGTCGGCGCCAAGGGTCGCCAGCCGGTGCTCGGATCGGAGTGGAGCTACGACATCTATGTCGAGCATGGCACGAACCGCACCAAGATCGACGTCGACAACATCCTGCTTACGCAGCGCTATAACGCCGCGATCAACGCGACCACGCTGAACGGCGCGATCGTCTGCGCCAATCCGGTCGCGCGTGCCGCCGGTTGCCAGCCGCTCAACGTGTTCGGCGGCAGTCCGTCGCAGCAGGCGCTCGACTATGTGATGCCTGCCAACGGTCCGCGGCAGCGGACGCGCCAGACGCAGGACGTTGCCAGCCTCAACTTCTCGGGCTCGCCGTTCAGTTCGTGGGCAGGTCCGGTGTCGGTCGCGTTCGGTGGCGAGTTCCGCCACGAATTCTACAAGGTGACCGCCGATCCTTACGGCGCGGGCATCGACAACCAGCCCTATGACTCGATCTACCCGGCGGATCCGCTGCAATTGCCGGCTGGCAACAACTGGTATGCCGGCAACTACAAGAATGGCACCGGCGCCTATAGCGTGAAGGAAGCCTTCGTCGAAGTCGACGTGCCGTTGCTCAACGGTGACTCGGTCGGCCGCGCGAGCGTCAATGGCGCGGCGCGTGTCACCGACTATAGCACTTCGGGCACGGTCTGGGCGTGGAAGGTCGGCGGTACCTGGGACCTGCCGATCGACGGCTTCCGTCTGCGTGGCGTGACCTCACGCGACGTGCGCGCGCCCAACCTGTCCGAGCTGTTCGCTGCGCCGGTCACCACCACGCAGCCGAACTTCTTCGATCCGTTCCGCAACGTGAACGTGCTCGCGATCCAGAACACGATCGGCAATCCGAGCCTGACGCCGGAAATCGCGCGCAACACCACTGCCGGCATCGCTTTCTCCGGATCGAGCTGGCTGCCGGGGCTGAGCCTGTCGTTCGACTGGTACAAGCTGAAGATCACCGACGTGATTTCCAGCCTTGGCGCGGGTGATATCGTCGACCTGTGCTATCGCAACATCCTGCCGGACACGTGCAGTGCGTTCAACCTCAACAACCAGAACGGCCCGAACTTCATCAACGTGCAGGCGTTCAACCTCGCGTCGATCGATACGTCAGGGTTCGACATCGAGGCGAGCTATCGCTGGCAGCGTCCGCTGGGTCTGCCGGGGCGGCTGACGCTCCGCGCACTGGCGACGCACATCAGCAAGTTCGTGACGGACACCGGCTTGAACGGCACGATTCCGAACGACACCGCCGGGGTGAACACCGGCAACACTCCCGATTGGAAGTGGCTGGCGGTGCAGACGTACGAGGGCGACAACTTCTCGCTGCTGGTGCAGGAGCGCTGGTTCAGCGATGGCGTGCTGGGCAACCAATATGTCGTCTGCCAGCCCGGTAGCTGCCCGGTGTCGACCAACCAGCACCCCACGATCGACCAGAACTTCATGCCGGGCGCGTTCTACATGGACGTTGGCGGCACGTACAACATCAGCGAGGCGGTGACCGCCTATGCGAAGGTCGACAACCTCTTCAACCGTGACCCGGCGAAGTCGCCGTTCTTCGTGAACCCGGCGCTGTACGACGTGATCGGTCGCACCTATCGCCTGGGGGTGCGTTTCAACTTCTGA
- a CDS encoding amidohydrolase family protein — protein MTALCLGGAAAAETVVLDHATLFDGTGSAPRTDQALVMTDGRITWVGPSRRRPAAKDATVTDLRGKFLLPGLIDSHVHLGLVNGVDQSFAKYYDRANVEEQLKLYAAYGVTSVYTLGTDGDLIHKVIADQRRAGRIDMARAYTAGRGVVYKGSYGGVPGLEQSVATPAEATAMVRRETAKGDDFVKLWMDDEFGTVAKRMPYEVSTAVIDAAHAAGKKAAAHIFYYDNAAELTREGVDVFMHQVRDRVADPALTAAMKRRGTWQLASTLSREASFTYTLLPFVDEPFFSRGVAPSTIATLKSKERQQKLAASPLFPKYPPVLRTAMASLAAEAKAGVRYGMGTDSGPIARFPGYFAHWELELMVKAGLTPLQALTAATGTNAGFLRENESGVLAPGKWADLLVLDRDPTRDIRNTRAISAVYVAGRKVPTIWETCVGRAADACGAAQP, from the coding sequence TTGACGGCGCTGTGTCTCGGCGGCGCTGCGGCGGCCGAGACGGTCGTGCTCGACCATGCCACGTTGTTCGACGGCACCGGCAGCGCGCCGCGCACCGATCAGGCGCTCGTCATGACCGACGGACGGATCACCTGGGTCGGCCCGTCGCGCCGCCGCCCCGCCGCGAAGGATGCGACCGTCACCGACCTGCGCGGCAAGTTCCTGCTGCCCGGCCTTATAGACAGCCACGTCCACCTCGGGCTGGTCAATGGCGTCGACCAGAGTTTCGCCAAATATTACGACCGCGCGAACGTCGAGGAACAGCTCAAGCTGTACGCCGCTTATGGCGTCACCTCGGTCTATACGCTTGGTACCGATGGCGATCTGATCCACAAGGTGATCGCCGACCAGCGTCGCGCCGGCCGGATCGACATGGCGCGCGCCTATACCGCCGGTCGTGGTGTGGTCTACAAGGGCAGCTATGGCGGCGTGCCCGGACTGGAGCAGTCGGTCGCGACGCCTGCCGAAGCGACCGCCATGGTCCGGCGCGAAACGGCCAAGGGCGACGACTTCGTCAAACTGTGGATGGACGACGAGTTCGGCACCGTCGCCAAGCGGATGCCGTATGAGGTCAGCACGGCGGTGATCGACGCTGCGCACGCCGCGGGCAAGAAGGCAGCGGCGCACATCTTCTACTACGACAACGCTGCCGAATTGACGCGCGAGGGCGTGGACGTCTTCATGCATCAGGTTCGCGACCGGGTTGCCGATCCCGCGCTGACCGCCGCGATGAAGCGACGCGGTACATGGCAGCTCGCCTCGACGCTGAGCCGCGAGGCGAGCTTCACCTACACTTTGCTGCCATTCGTCGATGAGCCGTTCTTCTCGCGCGGGGTCGCGCCGTCGACGATCGCCACGCTCAAGAGCAAGGAACGTCAGCAGAAATTGGCCGCGTCGCCGCTGTTCCCCAAATATCCGCCGGTGCTGCGCACTGCGATGGCAAGCCTCGCCGCCGAGGCGAAGGCGGGCGTGCGTTATGGGATGGGCACCGACAGCGGTCCGATCGCGCGCTTCCCCGGCTATTTCGCGCATTGGGAGCTGGAGCTGATGGTCAAGGCCGGGCTCACGCCGTTGCAGGCGCTTACCGCCGCGACGGGCACCAACGCCGGCTTCCTGCGCGAGAATGAGAGCGGCGTGCTGGCGCCGGGGAAATGGGCCGACCTGCTCGTGCTCGACCGCGATCCGACACGTGACATTCGCAACACGCGCGCGATCAGCGCGGTCTATGTCGCCGGGCGCAAGGTGCCGACGATCTGGGAGACTTGCGTCGGCCGCGCCGCCGATGCGTGCGGCGCGGCGCAGCCGTGA
- a CDS encoding MFS transporter, which translates to MSASGALAEPASVAGEQAMRPTRVRHAVLWLTVLAYLITYMDRVVIATAAPSIQKEFGFSLVTMGWIFAAFQFAYALFQIPGGWLGDRFGPRRALTGVVVWWSTFTAATALTWSAGSMMVCRFLFGMGEAGAFPIATRSLSRWMLPAERGWAQGLTHAGARLGGAVTPVFVALLILDFGWRMPFLLFAGVGLIWAFAWFVYYRDAPREHRGVNAAERASIEGALGAGPARAKVPWRRLLRQPQLWTLSAMYFCYAYCINIFLTWFPKYLHDARGYDLAVMGLFASLPLMAGVVGDLAGGWTSDLLVKRGAGLKLGRRAVAVTGFVIAAAMMPLAAAIDAPVASIICFCIAVFGLELTVGVSWAVTLDIGGEFAGSVSAVMNTLGNLGAAIAAAVTGYIVTVSGWFPAFMVLAALCAVAALLFLRIDASKPLAADNDVAAA; encoded by the coding sequence GTGAGCGCCTCGGGCGCGCTGGCCGAGCCGGCGAGCGTCGCGGGCGAGCAGGCGATGCGCCCGACGCGGGTTCGCCATGCGGTGCTGTGGCTGACCGTTCTGGCCTATCTCATCACCTATATGGACCGGGTGGTGATCGCGACCGCGGCGCCGTCGATCCAGAAGGAATTCGGCTTCTCGCTGGTCACGATGGGCTGGATCTTCGCGGCCTTCCAGTTCGCCTATGCCCTGTTCCAGATCCCCGGCGGGTGGCTCGGCGACCGCTTCGGACCGCGTCGCGCGCTCACCGGGGTGGTGGTGTGGTGGTCGACCTTCACCGCAGCGACCGCACTCACCTGGTCGGCGGGCTCGATGATGGTGTGCCGGTTCCTGTTCGGCATGGGCGAGGCGGGTGCGTTCCCGATCGCGACGCGCTCGCTGTCGCGCTGGATGCTGCCGGCGGAGCGCGGCTGGGCGCAGGGGCTCACCCATGCCGGTGCGCGGCTGGGCGGCGCCGTCACGCCGGTGTTCGTCGCGCTGCTGATCCTCGACTTCGGCTGGCGAATGCCGTTCCTGCTGTTCGCGGGCGTCGGGCTCATCTGGGCGTTCGCGTGGTTCGTCTATTATCGCGACGCGCCGCGTGAACATCGCGGCGTCAACGCGGCCGAGCGTGCGTCGATCGAAGGAGCGCTCGGCGCCGGGCCGGCGCGCGCCAAAGTGCCGTGGCGGCGGTTGTTGCGCCAGCCGCAGCTCTGGACGCTGTCGGCGATGTATTTCTGCTACGCTTATTGCATCAACATCTTCCTGACGTGGTTCCCGAAGTATCTCCATGATGCGCGCGGGTACGATCTGGCGGTGATGGGCCTCTTCGCCAGCCTGCCGTTGATGGCGGGCGTGGTCGGCGACCTCGCCGGCGGCTGGACGTCGGACCTGCTGGTAAAGCGCGGCGCGGGGCTGAAGCTCGGGCGGCGCGCCGTGGCGGTCACCGGGTTCGTCATCGCCGCGGCGATGATGCCGCTCGCCGCCGCGATCGACGCGCCCGTCGCGAGCATCATCTGCTTTTGTATCGCGGTGTTCGGGCTCGAACTGACGGTCGGCGTGTCCTGGGCGGTCACGCTCGACATCGGCGGCGAGTTCGCCGGTTCGGTTTCGGCTGTGATGAACACGCTCGGCAACCTCGGTGCAGCGATCGCCGCGGCGGTGACCGGCTATATCGTCACGGTCAGCGGATGGTTTCCGGCCTTCATGGTGCTCGCGGCGCTCTGCGCCGTCGCCGCCCTTCTGTTCCTGCGGATCGATGCGTCGAAGCCGCTCGCCGCCGACAACGACGTCGCCGCGGCATGA
- a CDS encoding GntR family transcriptional regulator encodes MSQLEAEKLVYKMPNVGYRASPQMTREEVRDLYTLRQLIEPYAAARAAEAMTDSAIASLRAIDQDMSGVVEGDARAYSRFAEADAALHRLIATGSGNRLIAETIERLHAHLHIFRALYATNAPHAAAREHRAIIDALVAHDADAAERAVRHHLECSQQRMDDVLAESTPSA; translated from the coding sequence ATGAGCCAGTTGGAGGCGGAAAAGCTGGTCTACAAGATGCCGAACGTCGGCTATCGTGCCAGTCCGCAGATGACGCGGGAGGAGGTGCGCGACCTCTATACGCTGCGCCAGTTGATCGAGCCTTATGCCGCCGCACGCGCAGCCGAAGCAATGACCGACAGCGCCATCGCTTCATTGCGCGCGATCGACCAGGACATGTCGGGTGTCGTCGAAGGCGACGCGCGCGCCTATTCGCGCTTCGCCGAGGCCGATGCCGCGCTTCACCGGTTGATCGCGACTGGCAGCGGCAATCGCCTGATCGCCGAGACGATCGAGCGGCTGCACGCACACCTCCACATCTTCCGTGCACTCTATGCCACCAATGCCCCGCACGCGGCGGCCCGAGAGCATCGCGCGATCATCGATGCGCTCGTGGCGCATGATGCGGACGCGGCGGAACGCGCGGTGCGCCATCACCTCGAATGTTCGCAGCAGCGGATGGATGACGTCCTCGCGGAAAGTACGCCAAGCGCCTGA
- a CDS encoding iron-containing alcohol dehydrogenase — protein sequence MTSDPTAPPLFGAARLPRAILFGRGQRAALGSASARLGRRALVCTDERQAAQPEFAAMLADLTARGVATRVFDGTVPDLPLRSIDACVAAASGFDADVVIGVGGGSSLDLAKVAAVLLTHGGSVRDYYGEFAVPGPVMPLVAVPTTSGTGSEATPVAVVADEERGAKVGIASPHLIAQVAICDPELTVSCPPALTGFSGADALTHAVEAYTTLARPIDAMLTEQHVFVGKNVLSDHFATLAVTNVFRYLERAVVDGNDIEAREGVMLASLAAGCAFGTAGTAAAHALQYPVGNLTHTAHGQGVATLLPYVMQFNRPACVDGFAELATLVGIAGATPAERAQAFIDAVDALFQRIAIPRSLAALGLRAEQQDHVAEYSLNAARLIKNNPRPLDLAAMQTITRAAFAGDRASLLHA from the coding sequence ATGACCTCCGATCCGACTGCGCCCCCTTTGTTCGGTGCGGCGCGCCTGCCACGCGCGATCCTGTTCGGCCGCGGCCAGCGCGCCGCGCTCGGTTCGGCAAGTGCGCGGCTCGGTCGCCGCGCCCTGGTCTGCACCGACGAGCGTCAGGCCGCGCAGCCCGAGTTCGCGGCGATGCTTGCCGACCTCACTGCGCGCGGTGTCGCCACGCGCGTGTTCGACGGCACTGTGCCCGATTTGCCGCTGCGATCGATCGACGCCTGCGTCGCCGCCGCGAGCGGCTTCGATGCGGACGTGGTGATCGGCGTGGGCGGCGGCAGCTCGCTCGACCTCGCGAAGGTGGCGGCGGTGTTGCTCACCCACGGCGGGAGCGTGCGCGACTATTACGGCGAGTTTGCGGTGCCCGGCCCGGTGATGCCGCTGGTAGCGGTGCCGACCACCTCGGGCACGGGATCGGAGGCGACGCCGGTAGCGGTGGTCGCGGATGAGGAGCGTGGCGCGAAGGTCGGGATCGCCAGCCCGCACCTGATCGCGCAGGTGGCGATCTGCGATCCCGAACTGACCGTCAGCTGCCCGCCCGCGCTCACCGGGTTCTCCGGCGCCGATGCGCTGACCCATGCGGTGGAGGCTTATACGACATTGGCGCGGCCGATCGACGCGATGTTGACCGAGCAGCATGTGTTCGTCGGCAAGAACGTGCTGTCGGATCATTTCGCGACGCTCGCGGTGACGAACGTGTTCCGTTATCTCGAGCGCGCGGTGGTCGACGGGAACGATATCGAGGCGCGAGAAGGTGTGATGCTCGCATCGCTCGCGGCCGGTTGCGCCTTCGGCACGGCCGGCACCGCGGCGGCGCACGCGCTGCAATATCCGGTCGGCAACCTGACGCATACGGCGCACGGCCAGGGGGTGGCGACGCTGCTGCCCTATGTCATGCAGTTCAACCGGCCTGCCTGCGTCGATGGCTTCGCCGAGCTGGCGACGCTGGTCGGGATCGCTGGGGCCACGCCGGCCGAGCGGGCGCAGGCGTTCATCGACGCGGTCGACGCGCTGTTCCAGCGGATCGCCATTCCCAGGTCGCTCGCGGCCCTTGGATTGCGGGCCGAGCAGCAGGATCATGTCGCTGAATATTCGCTCAACGCCGCGCGATTGATCAAGAACAACCCACGTCCGCTCGACCTTGCCGCGATGCAGACCATCACGCGCGCCGCCTTCGCGGGCGATCGCGCCTCGCTCCTTCACGCCTGA